One region of Scophthalmus maximus strain ysfricsl-2021 chromosome 13, ASM2237912v1, whole genome shotgun sequence genomic DNA includes:
- the arrdc2 gene encoding arrestin domain-containing protein 2 isoform X2, with protein sequence MTLSSIRSFTLVLDGPADAAFTGGEVVSGQVVLELRRDTRVHSMKVQGRGVATAHWLENRGMNSVYNDYTSKITYFRKRQHLIRDNGEVIVLPAGTHEFPFSFQLPEETLVTSFEGKHGSIRYWVKVKLHRPWATVKKLKKEFTVIEPIDINTPTLLAPQAGTKDKMARAWYRNFGQVSVTAKIDRKGYTPGEVIPVFAEFDNSTSRSVVPKAFITQTQTFIARGTMKQKRSVVATLSGDIVGARCRETWHGRAIKIPPVGPSILQCRIIKVEYMLKVCVDVPGTSKMCLELPLVIGTIPLHPFGSRTSSVSSQYSVNLEWLRMAIPEQPEPPPDYSSVVTAEEAGQCNNTAVSSPADDLSGILERPLRAFVQEFRFRPPPVYCEIDPNPQPINMRPRCMTC encoded by the exons ATGACGTTGAGCTCAATAAGGTCTTTCACGCTGGTGCTGGATGGTCCGGCCGATGCAGCGTTCACGGGCGGAGAGGTGGTGTCCGGCCAGGTGGTCTTGGAGCTCCGCAGGGACACTCGGGTGCACTCCATGAAGGTGCAGGGTAGAGGGGTGGCCACCGCACACTGGCTGGAGAACCGTGGCATGAACTCTGTCTATAATGACTACACGTCCAAGATCACCTACTTCAGGAAGAGACAGCATCTGATCAGAG ataACGGCGAAGTAATCGTCCTTCCCGCTGGCACACATGAATTTCCATTCAGCTTCCAGCTGCCAGAGGAGACGCTGGTCACCTCCTTCGAGGGGAAACATGGCAGCATCCGTTACTGGGTCAAGGTCAAGCTACACAGGCCGTGGGCCACCGTcaagaagctgaagaaggagtTTACCGTCATTGAGCCCATCGACATCAACACACCAACCTTACTG GCACCACAGGCTGGAACAAAGGATAAGATGGCGCGGGCATGGTATCGCAACTTTGGACAGGTGTCAGTTACGGCAAAGATCGACCGCAAAGGCTACACTCCAG gtgAGGTGATACCCGTCTTTGCGGAGTTTGACAACTCTACCTCCAGATCCGTTGTGCCCAAAGCCTTCATCACTCAGACACAGACGTTCATCGCCCGCGGCACAATGAAACAGAAGCGCTCGGTGGTGGCCACGCTGTCTGGTGACATTGTTGGCGCCAGATGCCGGGAGACTTGGCACGGTCGCGCCATCAAAATCCCTCCTGTGGGGCCCTCCATCCTGCAATGCCGCATCATCAAAGTGGAGTACATGCTCAAG GTTTGTGTTGATGTTCCTGGAACGTCAAAGATGTGTCTGGAGCTGCCGCTGGTCATAGGCACCATTCCCCTCCATCCCTTCGGCAGTCGAACCTCCAGCGTCAGCAGCCAGTACAGCGTCAACCTGGAGTGGCTGCGTATGGCCATCCCCGAGCAGCCTGAGC CTCCTCCAGATTACAGCTCTGTGGTGACAGCAGAAGAGGCTGGACAGTGCAACAACACGGCGGTCTCATCGCCGGCTGATGACCTGAGCGGGATCCTTGAGCGCCCCCTCAGGGCTTTTGTCCAAGAGTTTCGCTTCCGACCTCCACCGGTGTACTGCGAG ATTGACCCCAACCCTCAGCCCATCAACATGAGACCTCGCTGCATGACGTGTTGA
- the arrdc2 gene encoding arrestin domain-containing protein 2 isoform X1: protein MIFDKLKKFDIVFDSPEFDCPPVFSSGDVVSGRVLLQLGGASSVASLKLHAEGFAKVHWTESRSAGSSTAYTQNYSDEVEYLNRREVLLQADNGEVIVLPAGTHEFPFSFQLPEETLVTSFEGKHGSIRYWVKVKLHRPWATVKKLKKEFTVIEPIDINTPTLLAPQAGTKDKMARAWYRNFGQVSVTAKIDRKGYTPGEVIPVFAEFDNSTSRSVVPKAFITQTQTFIARGTMKQKRSVVATLSGDIVGARCRETWHGRAIKIPPVGPSILQCRIIKVEYMLKVCVDVPGTSKMCLELPLVIGTIPLHPFGSRTSSVSSQYSVNLEWLRMAIPEQPEPPPDYSSVVTAEEAGQCNNTAVSSPADDLSGILERPLRAFVQEFRFRPPPVYCEIDPNPQPINMRPRCMTC from the exons atgattttCGACAAGTTGAAAAAGTTTGACATCGTCTTCGACTCGCCGGAGTTCGACTGTCCGCCGGTGTTCAGCAGCGGCGACGTGGTGTCCGGCCgcgtgctgctgcagctcggcGGGGCGAGCAGCGTGGCATCGCTGAAGCTCCACGCCGAGGGCTTCGCCAAGGTCCACTGGACCGAGTCCCGGTCCGCGGGCTCCAGCACCGCGTACACGCAGAACTACAGCGACGAGGTGGAGTACCTGAACCGGCGGGAGGTGCTGCTGCAGGCAG ataACGGCGAAGTAATCGTCCTTCCCGCTGGCACACATGAATTTCCATTCAGCTTCCAGCTGCCAGAGGAGACGCTGGTCACCTCCTTCGAGGGGAAACATGGCAGCATCCGTTACTGGGTCAAGGTCAAGCTACACAGGCCGTGGGCCACCGTcaagaagctgaagaaggagtTTACCGTCATTGAGCCCATCGACATCAACACACCAACCTTACTG GCACCACAGGCTGGAACAAAGGATAAGATGGCGCGGGCATGGTATCGCAACTTTGGACAGGTGTCAGTTACGGCAAAGATCGACCGCAAAGGCTACACTCCAG gtgAGGTGATACCCGTCTTTGCGGAGTTTGACAACTCTACCTCCAGATCCGTTGTGCCCAAAGCCTTCATCACTCAGACACAGACGTTCATCGCCCGCGGCACAATGAAACAGAAGCGCTCGGTGGTGGCCACGCTGTCTGGTGACATTGTTGGCGCCAGATGCCGGGAGACTTGGCACGGTCGCGCCATCAAAATCCCTCCTGTGGGGCCCTCCATCCTGCAATGCCGCATCATCAAAGTGGAGTACATGCTCAAG GTTTGTGTTGATGTTCCTGGAACGTCAAAGATGTGTCTGGAGCTGCCGCTGGTCATAGGCACCATTCCCCTCCATCCCTTCGGCAGTCGAACCTCCAGCGTCAGCAGCCAGTACAGCGTCAACCTGGAGTGGCTGCGTATGGCCATCCCCGAGCAGCCTGAGC CTCCTCCAGATTACAGCTCTGTGGTGACAGCAGAAGAGGCTGGACAGTGCAACAACACGGCGGTCTCATCGCCGGCTGATGACCTGAGCGGGATCCTTGAGCGCCCCCTCAGGGCTTTTGTCCAAGAGTTTCGCTTCCGACCTCCACCGGTGTACTGCGAG ATTGACCCCAACCCTCAGCCCATCAACATGAGACCTCGCTGCATGACGTGTTGA